In one Natronosalvus amylolyticus genomic region, the following are encoded:
- a CDS encoding uS10/mL48 family ribosomal protein: MTFVTRLTLQSGDRKALDSIVNDIKETAEKKGAALKGPHSHPPEDHTVPQHRRLHADDDRKFGSWTYTVFTRELEIHGHDNLARNIASQNFPDSVHIEAEVEQIHNMGRGRN; the protein is encoded by the coding sequence ATGACCTTCGTCACCCGCCTCACACTCCAGAGTGGCGACCGAAAAGCCCTCGATAGCATCGTGAACGACATCAAAGAGACTGCAGAAAAGAAGGGCGCAGCGCTGAAAGGCCCACATTCGCATCCACCAGAGGACCACACCGTCCCACAGCACCGACGGTTGCACGCCGACGACGACCGGAAGTTCGGTTCCTGGACCTACACCGTGTTCACCCGAGAACTCGAGATTCACGGCCACGACAACCTCGCACGGAACATCGCCTCCCAGAACTTCCCCGATTCCGTCCACATCGAGGCCGAGGTCGAACAGATACACAACATGGGGCGCGGACGGAACTGA
- a CDS encoding geranylgeranyl reductase family protein — MSSMEQSASTTANRNLSPDVVVVGAGTAGCYAAATVANAGYDVVVLERKTEEEAGHIACGDALKGADAFPEAIPKSRIQSAFTNTDVDHGRFEIPQEDTVLEIPVPGELAVIDRWEYGRKIIEGADDAGADFHYNTVVQDVVQADDGRVTGVKAMSRGTPLSYEADLVIDGAGSLSVLQDKVDFSNSTFDTNVNYSQFCSAYREIVHVDEPVEWSDALVFKPTERAAGYLWYFPRTETEINAGLGFQMTEQPMQLVEDLKRDLRNRPEFAGARVEDKLGAALPTRRPYDSAVHPGFVAVGDAAGHVNPTTGGGIAGAAYAGKYAAEQAIEGLENGSLDEATLWRYNERVMDHYGARYAALDVYNILSTAVDVDDLMGLLAAMPGDKLAEALYSGSTDIGMKLKIEALLKSRGHWGTIWNLYQTKRRADEIMAHYENYPSSPAEFEGWQTRRDELMETVYETTGADPKY, encoded by the coding sequence ATGAGCAGCATGGAGCAGTCGGCGTCGACGACGGCGAATCGAAATCTGTCGCCTGACGTCGTCGTCGTCGGTGCCGGTACGGCAGGATGCTATGCGGCCGCCACCGTCGCCAATGCCGGCTACGACGTGGTCGTACTCGAGCGGAAAACGGAGGAAGAAGCGGGACACATCGCCTGCGGAGACGCCTTGAAGGGGGCTGATGCGTTCCCCGAAGCCATCCCGAAATCACGGATCCAGTCGGCGTTCACGAACACCGACGTCGACCACGGACGCTTCGAAATTCCACAGGAGGATACCGTCCTCGAGATTCCGGTTCCCGGCGAGCTCGCCGTCATCGACCGGTGGGAGTACGGGCGCAAGATCATCGAGGGTGCCGACGACGCTGGGGCGGACTTTCATTACAACACGGTCGTCCAGGACGTCGTCCAAGCCGACGACGGCCGCGTGACGGGTGTCAAAGCCATGTCCCGTGGGACACCGCTATCCTACGAAGCCGACCTCGTTATCGACGGTGCCGGCTCGCTGTCCGTGCTCCAGGACAAAGTCGACTTCTCGAACTCCACTTTCGACACCAACGTCAACTACTCGCAGTTCTGTTCGGCCTACCGGGAAATCGTCCACGTCGACGAACCGGTCGAGTGGTCCGACGCGCTGGTTTTCAAGCCCACCGAGCGTGCCGCAGGCTATCTCTGGTATTTCCCCCGGACCGAGACCGAGATCAACGCCGGGCTGGGCTTTCAGATGACCGAACAGCCGATGCAACTCGTCGAGGACCTCAAACGCGACCTGCGAAATCGACCGGAGTTTGCTGGCGCGCGCGTCGAAGACAAACTCGGTGCGGCTCTGCCGACGCGTCGCCCCTACGACTCCGCCGTTCACCCCGGCTTCGTTGCCGTCGGTGATGCCGCCGGCCACGTCAACCCAACCACCGGCGGCGGCATTGCCGGAGCTGCTTACGCCGGCAAGTACGCCGCCGAACAGGCTATCGAAGGTCTCGAGAACGGCTCCCTCGACGAGGCAACTCTCTGGCGGTACAACGAACGCGTCATGGACCACTACGGCGCGCGCTACGCCGCACTCGACGTCTACAACATCCTCTCGACGGCCGTCGACGTCGACGACCTCATGGGCCTGCTCGCGGCTATGCCCGGCGACAAACTCGCCGAAGCGCTCTACTCGGGCAGCACGGACATCGGTATGAAACTCAAAATCGAGGCCTTGCTCAAAAGTCGCGGCCACTGGGGGACTATCTGGAACCTCTATCAGACCAAACGTCGCGCCGACGAGATCATGGCCCACTACGAGAACTATCCCTCGAGTCCGGCGGAGTTCGAAGGGTGGCAAACGCGGCGCGATGAACTGATGGAGACCGTCTACGAGACGACGGGTGCCGATCCGAAGTACTAA
- a CDS encoding 2Fe-2S iron-sulfur cluster-binding protein: MTEYTVEFVGTGETITCSDKETILSRCLEEGIAQEYSCRVGMCLACSAEILEGEVTQPAARGLTEAEAEQYALTCMARPTSDLKLERGKYPPSIEGDLEADSGSGTAAADD; this comes from the coding sequence ATGACCGAGTACACCGTCGAATTCGTGGGGACCGGCGAGACGATCACCTGTTCGGACAAAGAGACGATTCTCAGCCGCTGTCTCGAGGAAGGAATCGCCCAGGAGTACTCCTGCCGTGTAGGAATGTGTCTGGCCTGTTCGGCGGAAATTCTCGAGGGAGAGGTCACCCAGCCCGCAGCCCGCGGATTGACCGAAGCCGAGGCAGAACAGTACGCACTGACGTGTATGGCTCGCCCCACGAGCGACCTGAAGCTCGAACGCGGTAAGTATCCCCCCAGTATCGAAGGCGATCTCGAGGCCGATTCGGGCTCTGGGACGGCAGCAGCCGACGACTGA
- a CDS encoding bis(5'-nucleosyl)-tetraphosphatase yields the protein MAVEATSAGAILFRDTRGRREYLLLKSRPGDWEFPKGGVEGDEELQQTAIREIKEEAGIDQFRLLDGFREDYSYVFEANGTTIHKTVHLFVAKSYEASAELSKEHRDLQWRDYEQAVNTVTQDGPREILEQAHDYLDDLAEADEI from the coding sequence ATGGCAGTCGAAGCTACGAGCGCAGGCGCAATCCTCTTTCGCGACACGCGGGGCCGGCGCGAGTATCTTCTACTCAAGAGCCGCCCGGGCGACTGGGAGTTTCCGAAGGGCGGTGTCGAAGGAGATGAAGAACTACAGCAGACGGCTATCCGCGAAATCAAGGAAGAGGCAGGTATCGACCAGTTTAGACTACTCGACGGCTTTCGCGAGGACTACAGTTACGTCTTCGAAGCGAACGGCACGACGATCCACAAAACCGTCCACCTGTTCGTCGCGAAATCCTACGAAGCGAGTGCGGAGCTCTCGAAGGAACATCGCGACCTGCAGTGGCGCGATTACGAACAGGCGGTCAACACCGTCACACAGGATGGGCCACGCGAAATCCTCGAACAGGCCCACGATTACCTCGACGATCTCGCTGAAGCAGACGAGATCTGA
- a CDS encoding DUF5787 family protein produces the protein MPLSDREFLFELRCCRWVEAAWEPARANSNVLVARQLGTKRRRWDTIVFECDSDALAHRANFGPERLDSDLLHVIRNAPAEWAYYRDALPDPGYPWRYVREAIHEADEREVLETRRAGNRIEIRRRWPYREWVDRIIAIENKPDLDASAARSLGPQLEYDVALGLADEVWVATNRTDERVQPALLEGVPVQAGILSLDAESLEAETVWHPRTLAVDEPGTRILERPDGGSHDASAARFEYVSSATKARRRLEIAERAYERGWRSFVDTMRPDCRHFELRSNSQFLPYCRAKERCQTGRECRGSCPAFEPEPPAWRTKGWPIEGGPGKRCRQLLEARRERRRPGR, from the coding sequence GTGCCCCTCTCAGACCGCGAATTCCTGTTCGAACTTCGCTGTTGTCGATGGGTCGAAGCGGCCTGGGAACCGGCTCGAGCCAACTCGAACGTCCTCGTCGCCCGCCAGCTTGGCACGAAACGCCGTCGCTGGGATACGATCGTCTTCGAGTGTGACTCCGACGCGCTCGCTCACCGTGCCAACTTCGGCCCGGAGCGACTCGACAGCGATCTGTTGCACGTCATCCGCAACGCACCCGCGGAGTGGGCTTACTATCGCGACGCCCTTCCAGACCCCGGCTATCCGTGGCGATACGTCCGTGAGGCGATACACGAAGCCGACGAGCGAGAGGTTCTCGAGACGCGACGGGCTGGAAACCGCATCGAAATCCGCCGGCGGTGGCCCTATCGCGAGTGGGTCGATCGGATCATCGCCATCGAGAACAAACCCGACCTCGACGCGAGTGCGGCCCGGTCGCTGGGCCCCCAACTCGAGTACGACGTTGCCCTCGGGCTGGCCGACGAAGTCTGGGTCGCGACCAACCGGACGGACGAACGTGTCCAACCTGCCTTGCTCGAAGGGGTTCCCGTGCAGGCCGGCATTCTCTCACTCGATGCCGAGTCGCTCGAGGCCGAAACCGTCTGGCACCCGCGAACGCTCGCCGTCGACGAGCCGGGAACCCGCATCCTCGAGCGCCCCGATGGCGGATCACACGACGCGTCCGCCGCTCGTTTCGAGTACGTCTCCTCGGCGACGAAAGCCCGACGGCGACTCGAGATAGCCGAACGGGCCTACGAACGCGGCTGGCGTTCGTTCGTCGACACGATGCGACCCGACTGCCGCCACTTCGAACTCCGATCCAACAGTCAGTTTCTCCCCTACTGTCGAGCAAAAGAGCGATGTCAGACTGGCCGCGAGTGTCGTGGCTCGTGTCCGGCGTTCGAGCCCGAGCCACCGGCCTGGCGGACCAAGGGATGGCCAATCGAAGGCGGGCCCGGAAAACGATGTCGCCAGTTGCTCGAGGCTCGACGTGAGCGTCGACGGCCCGGTCGGTGA
- a CDS encoding sodium:calcium antiporter: protein MYTLLWLAVLVGAATAIIWWGSIALETATDRLALHYGLPAIVQGSILTAVGSSFPEIASVVIATLRYGEFELGVAAIVGSALFNVLVIPAVAALVNRETLESNRALVYREAQFYIISVATLLLTFSLAVIYFPSDDGALFGEITRLLALFPLALYGLYIFIQYQEAADYRADLSPPEINVGKQWAALALSLLAILVGVEILVGAAVDLGIYFDTPSFLWGITIIAAATSLPDAIISIRASRSGDSTISLANVFGSNIFDLLVAIPVGVLLAGATPIDFGVAAPLMGFLVVATIIVFAAARTDFELTNREAWLLISVYVLFVGWMLLESTGVTNILL from the coding sequence ATGTACACGTTGCTGTGGCTTGCCGTTCTCGTCGGAGCAGCAACGGCGATTATCTGGTGGGGGAGTATTGCCCTCGAGACCGCCACGGACCGACTGGCACTGCACTATGGGCTTCCGGCTATCGTCCAGGGATCGATTCTCACTGCCGTTGGCTCGAGTTTTCCGGAAATTGCGAGCGTCGTCATCGCGACGCTTCGCTACGGCGAGTTCGAACTCGGCGTCGCCGCGATCGTCGGGTCAGCGCTGTTCAACGTGTTGGTAATCCCGGCAGTGGCCGCACTCGTCAATCGGGAGACGCTGGAATCGAATCGTGCGCTGGTCTATCGAGAGGCGCAGTTTTACATTATCTCCGTCGCGACCCTCCTCCTGACGTTCAGTCTGGCGGTCATTTATTTCCCCAGCGACGATGGGGCGCTGTTCGGTGAAATCACGCGGTTGCTCGCACTGTTTCCGTTAGCGTTGTACGGACTGTATATTTTTATTCAGTACCAGGAGGCGGCCGACTACCGGGCGGATCTATCCCCACCCGAGATCAACGTGGGCAAACAGTGGGCGGCGCTGGCGCTGTCTCTCCTTGCCATCCTCGTCGGGGTCGAGATACTCGTCGGTGCGGCCGTCGATCTCGGCATTTACTTCGACACACCGTCGTTTCTGTGGGGGATAACCATCATCGCGGCCGCGACCAGCCTCCCCGACGCAATCATTAGCATTCGTGCCTCGAGGTCAGGCGATTCCACGATCAGTCTGGCCAACGTCTTCGGAAGTAACATCTTCGACTTGCTCGTTGCCATCCCGGTCGGCGTCCTTCTGGCTGGTGCGACGCCGATCGATTTCGGCGTCGCGGCACCCCTCATGGGCTTTCTCGTGGTTGCCACGATAATCGTATTCGCGGCGGCCCGAACTGACTTTGAACTCACCAATCGGGAAGCGTGGCTGCTGATCAGCGTCTACGTGCTGTTTGTCGGCTGGATGCTCCTCGAAAGCACGGGCGTCACGAACATCCTTCTGTGA
- a CDS encoding DUF5797 family protein — protein sequence MTLSEVARKRLADVVELQPTKNAELQDRWDLESGSEVHSFLEDELSEYYFRDDNSLIRATPEAAELVDVEPGVQLSEEDGPPSKIRVPELHAQVVRVLAEPDERSQSVVSVLHDLRDAFDIDPSAEDVRSALQSLRRKDVVEVEYRTVPTFRLTVERDALEVVVA from the coding sequence ATGACGCTCTCTGAGGTAGCCCGAAAGCGACTGGCCGACGTGGTTGAGCTACAGCCGACGAAAAATGCCGAACTGCAGGACCGCTGGGATCTCGAGAGTGGCAGCGAAGTCCACTCGTTTCTCGAGGACGAACTGAGCGAGTACTACTTTCGTGACGATAACAGCCTGATTCGAGCGACGCCGGAGGCGGCCGAACTGGTCGACGTCGAACCGGGCGTCCAGCTGAGCGAAGAAGACGGGCCACCGTCGAAGATTCGCGTGCCCGAGTTACACGCCCAGGTCGTTCGGGTGCTCGCCGAACCCGACGAGCGCTCACAGAGCGTGGTCTCCGTCCTCCACGATTTGCGAGACGCCTTCGACATCGACCCCTCGGCCGAGGACGTTCGCTCGGCGTTACAGAGTCTCCGACGAAAGGACGTCGTCGAGGTCGAATATCGAACCGTGCCGACCTTCCGACTGACCGTCGAGCGGGACGCACTCGAGGTCGTCGTCGCGTAA
- a CDS encoding translation initiation factor IF-5A — protein MAKQQKEVRDLGEGGYVVIDDAACKINSYSTAKPGKHGSAKARIEAVGVFDGKKRSLSQPVDAKIWVPIINRKQGQVVSTDGDDMQVMDLESYETFTMRIPEDVDASPDDNIEYLEMEGQRKIV, from the coding sequence ATGGCGAAACAGCAGAAAGAAGTTCGCGACCTCGGCGAGGGTGGCTACGTCGTCATCGACGACGCGGCCTGTAAGATCAACTCCTACTCCACGGCAAAGCCAGGCAAACACGGGAGCGCCAAAGCCCGTATCGAAGCCGTCGGCGTCTTCGACGGCAAGAAACGATCGCTCTCCCAGCCTGTCGACGCGAAAATCTGGGTCCCCATCATCAACCGGAAACAGGGCCAGGTCGTCTCGACCGACGGCGACGACATGCAGGTGATGGACCTCGAGTCCTACGAAACGTTCACCATGCGCATCCCCGAGGACGTCGATGCCTCCCCTGACGACAACATCGAGTACCTCGAGATGGAAGGCCAGCGCAAGATCGTCTGA
- a CDS encoding amidohydrolase, with protein sequence MDDDQLVSLRRDLHRKPEPAWREFYTTARIVDALKSLEADIDELYVGPDAIAGEHRLAVPDETELEAWYEQASEYDIDADVLESLEGGYTGAVAVLRRGEGPTVGLRVDIDGLPRAEAEETSHEPAKMGFRSEHDGAMHACGHDAHATIGIGVIDAIADSDFSGTLKVFFQPAEEVIGGAKSMAESEHIEDVEYLLAMHIGLDHPTGEIVAGIDGFLAVSHLEATFSGEPAHAGARPEEGRNANQALATAVQNLYAIPRHSAGETRVNAGVIEGGSAANIIAEEARLVAEVRGETTELMEYMREKSQRVMDSAAEMHDCELEVELGAEAPSATSDQGLVSIVADVAGATTGVERVLERDKLGGSEDATFLMQRVQENGGLACYIGVGTDHPGGHHTSTFDVDEASLRHGIDVLAGAIERVSLEQSGR encoded by the coding sequence ATGGACGACGACCAACTCGTTTCGTTACGCCGAGACCTGCACCGCAAACCCGAACCGGCCTGGCGGGAGTTCTACACGACCGCGCGCATCGTGGACGCCCTGAAGTCTCTCGAGGCCGATATCGACGAACTGTACGTCGGGCCGGATGCCATCGCCGGCGAGCACCGCCTGGCCGTTCCTGACGAGACCGAACTCGAGGCCTGGTACGAGCAGGCGAGCGAGTACGACATCGACGCCGACGTGCTCGAGTCCCTCGAGGGAGGGTACACCGGTGCGGTTGCCGTCCTCCGTCGGGGCGAAGGACCCACAGTCGGGCTTCGTGTGGACATCGATGGCCTCCCTCGAGCGGAAGCCGAGGAGACGAGTCACGAACCCGCAAAAATGGGCTTTCGTTCAGAACACGACGGAGCGATGCACGCCTGCGGGCACGACGCCCACGCGACCATCGGAATCGGCGTTATCGACGCGATCGCAGACAGCGACTTTTCGGGGACGCTGAAAGTCTTTTTCCAGCCAGCCGAGGAGGTTATCGGGGGCGCCAAGTCGATGGCCGAAAGCGAACACATCGAGGACGTCGAGTACTTGCTCGCGATGCACATCGGCCTCGACCACCCCACGGGCGAGATCGTCGCCGGTATCGACGGCTTCCTCGCTGTTTCCCACCTCGAGGCAACGTTTTCGGGCGAGCCTGCTCACGCGGGCGCTCGACCGGAGGAGGGACGTAACGCAAATCAGGCGCTCGCTACCGCGGTCCAGAACCTGTACGCGATTCCGCGCCACTCCGCGGGGGAGACGCGGGTCAACGCCGGCGTCATCGAGGGGGGCTCTGCAGCGAACATCATCGCGGAGGAAGCCCGTCTCGTCGCGGAAGTTCGAGGCGAGACGACCGAACTGATGGAGTACATGCGCGAGAAGAGTCAGCGTGTAATGGACTCGGCCGCCGAAATGCACGACTGTGAACTCGAGGTCGAACTCGGTGCCGAAGCTCCCAGCGCGACGAGCGACCAGGGACTCGTCTCGATAGTGGCCGATGTCGCCGGGGCGACGACAGGGGTCGAACGCGTGCTCGAGCGCGACAAACTGGGCGGCAGCGAAGATGCGACGTTCCTGATGCAACGGGTGCAGGAGAACGGCGGCCTGGCGTGTTACATTGGCGTCGGCACGGACCATCCCGGCGGCCATCACACCTCGACGTTCGACGTCGACGAGGCCAGTCTCCGCCACGGTATCGACGTCCTTGCCGGTGCAATCGAGCGCGTAAGTCTCGAGCAGTCGGGCCGGTAA
- a CDS encoding DUF3179 domain-containing protein, translating to MSRPSRRHILALASGTVLGGLAGCFGDSDDGLYDSDETTGDADTGGDGASATRETAVDGPDESALEETDIPLADEQLPLEYPPETLREETISGGVPKDGIPSIDDPTFEGVDDVGNRLDDGDPVFGLVIDGDVRAYPQSVLVYHEIVNDDVGDESVAITYCPLTGTAMGFARNGVEFGVSGTLVNSNLVMYDREGDSRWPQILATAIDGPLEGASLEEIPVHWSTWGRWKAAYPETRVLTTDTGYARDYNSDPYGSYNPADGYYWEDSPTMFTPLSTDERLPNKRMVLGARPVDGPLAFDLERLADEGVLSSASVTDREETYLAIYDDRIGAGHLYRSDGDTYEYDGDTGTVVTADGTTYEPDELPLESVYAFDAMWFAWAGFYPSTALID from the coding sequence ATGTCACGCCCCTCGAGGCGGCACATCCTTGCGCTAGCCAGCGGAACGGTCCTCGGCGGGCTGGCGGGCTGTTTCGGTGACAGCGACGATGGGCTGTACGATAGCGACGAAACGACCGGCGATGCCGACACCGGAGGCGACGGGGCGTCGGCTACCCGGGAGACGGCGGTGGACGGTCCCGACGAATCGGCCCTCGAAGAAACCGACATTCCCCTCGCAGACGAGCAACTGCCGCTCGAGTACCCGCCAGAAACCCTTCGCGAGGAGACCATCAGCGGGGGCGTTCCCAAAGACGGCATTCCCTCGATAGACGACCCGACGTTCGAAGGCGTCGATGACGTCGGAAACCGGCTCGACGACGGCGACCCCGTCTTCGGCCTGGTTATCGATGGGGACGTTCGAGCGTATCCACAATCGGTGCTCGTCTACCACGAAATCGTCAACGACGACGTTGGTGATGAGTCAGTCGCCATCACCTACTGCCCGCTGACCGGAACCGCGATGGGGTTCGCCAGAAACGGCGTTGAGTTCGGCGTTTCCGGCACCCTCGTCAACAGCAATCTAGTCATGTACGATCGGGAAGGCGACAGCCGATGGCCACAGATACTCGCCACGGCTATCGACGGCCCGCTCGAGGGCGCGTCGCTCGAGGAAATTCCCGTCCACTGGTCGACCTGGGGGCGGTGGAAAGCGGCGTATCCGGAGACGCGGGTGTTGACGACCGATACGGGCTACGCGAGAGACTACAACAGTGACCCCTACGGCTCGTACAACCCGGCCGACGGCTACTACTGGGAGGACTCGCCGACGATGTTCACCCCGCTTTCGACCGACGAGCGCCTGCCGAACAAACGAATGGTTCTCGGTGCCCGCCCCGTGGATGGGCCGCTCGCGTTCGACCTCGAGAGGCTGGCAGACGAGGGGGTGCTCTCGTCAGCATCGGTCACCGACCGTGAGGAGACGTACCTCGCCATCTACGACGACCGAATCGGCGCTGGCCACCTGTATCGAAGCGATGGCGACACCTACGAGTACGATGGCGACACGGGTACCGTCGTCACTGCAGATGGAACGACGTACGAACCGGACGAGCTACCACTCGAGTCCGTCTACGCGTTCGACGCCATGTGGTTCGCCTGGGCCGGCTTCTATCCGAGTACGGCGCTGATAGACTAA
- a CDS encoding DUF4013 domain-containing protein, translated as MLEDGLSYPARGDWIGRILIGTVLGFLSFLLIPAFLVGGYLMRVLEKTVAGDDEPPEFDDWGDLLVKGIVASIIGFVYALVPTVLYSVVVMTLVGGGALLGGDGGGLLAGLGIMTILAYIPLMFIILYIVPAALTNYAVEGSIGAAFDIGTIKPVVLSMEYLLAMLMPVVVAIGVNIVASVLAITVVGLLLVPFLYFYMYVAVFRMFGIAFANTSQTSVSGTSTSASAL; from the coding sequence ATGTTAGAAGATGGCTTATCGTACCCGGCACGCGGTGACTGGATCGGACGAATACTCATCGGGACGGTCCTTGGGTTCCTCTCGTTCCTGTTAATTCCGGCGTTCCTGGTCGGTGGATACCTGATGCGCGTTCTCGAGAAAACTGTTGCAGGAGATGATGAACCTCCTGAATTCGACGATTGGGGTGATCTCTTAGTAAAGGGTATCGTGGCTTCGATCATCGGCTTCGTGTATGCCCTCGTTCCGACGGTCCTGTACTCTGTCGTCGTGATGACGCTCGTCGGCGGTGGTGCACTGCTCGGCGGCGACGGCGGTGGTTTGCTCGCCGGACTGGGAATCATGACCATCCTCGCGTATATCCCGCTGATGTTCATCATCCTGTATATCGTTCCGGCGGCATTGACGAACTACGCCGTCGAAGGTTCTATCGGGGCCGCGTTCGACATCGGCACGATCAAACCCGTCGTTCTCAGCATGGAATATCTGCTGGCAATGCTCATGCCCGTGGTTGTCGCCATCGGCGTCAACATCGTTGCGAGCGTACTCGCAATCACTGTGGTGGGACTGTTGCTCGTCCCGTTCCTGTACTTCTACATGTACGTGGCCGTCTTCCGCATGTTCGGGATCGCGTTCGCGAACACCAGCCAGACGTCGGTCAGTGGCACGAGCACCTCGGCATCTGCACTCTGA
- the speB gene encoding agmatinase, which produces MFPGATAERTEANFVIVGAPLDASTTFEPGTRFGPRRIRHFSETFDDYDQRTGQQFTDLGVYDDGDLHAWDDVEEYLEFLEGTLTDAVWDDAVPIILGGEHTVTAAGVGAVDPDVFVCLDAHLDCRLEYGGNPLNHACVTRRILDPEAFEESLEVDVEEAIIIGARTGNQAEWDRASESDVTVVAPEDAAEFVPTLEDRLDGRECYLSVDIDGADPAYAPGTGTMEPFGLEPREMRDVVRAVAPQATGFDVVEVNDRDDGQAASLAGKLLREFVFSHASANES; this is translated from the coding sequence ATGTTCCCTGGGGCGACCGCCGAACGTACGGAGGCGAACTTCGTCATCGTCGGTGCGCCCCTCGACGCATCGACGACGTTCGAGCCGGGTACCCGATTCGGGCCTCGGCGAATTCGACACTTTTCCGAGACGTTCGACGATTACGACCAGCGGACGGGCCAACAGTTCACCGACCTGGGTGTGTACGACGATGGCGACCTCCACGCCTGGGACGACGTCGAAGAGTATCTCGAGTTTCTCGAAGGCACGCTGACCGACGCCGTCTGGGACGACGCCGTGCCGATCATCCTCGGTGGTGAACACACCGTGACGGCTGCCGGCGTCGGTGCCGTCGACCCAGACGTGTTCGTCTGCCTCGATGCGCACCTCGACTGCAGACTGGAGTACGGCGGGAACCCGCTCAATCACGCGTGTGTCACCCGCCGAATTCTCGACCCCGAGGCGTTCGAGGAGTCACTCGAGGTCGACGTCGAAGAAGCCATTATCATCGGTGCGCGCACGGGCAACCAAGCGGAGTGGGATCGTGCGAGCGAGTCGGACGTGACGGTGGTCGCGCCCGAAGACGCCGCGGAATTCGTCCCCACGCTCGAGGACCGTCTCGACGGGCGCGAGTGTTACTTGAGCGTCGACATCGACGGCGCTGACCCCGCATACGCCCCTGGAACGGGGACGATGGAACCGTTCGGCCTCGAGCCTCGTGAGATGCGCGACGTCGTCAGAGCCGTCGCACCCCAGGCAACCGGGTTCGACGTCGTGGAGGTCAACGACCGCGACGACGGGCAGGCCGCCTCCCTGGCCGGAAAGTTGCTTCGCGAGTTCGTCTTTTCTCACGCGAGTGCGAACGAATCCTGA